The genomic region gtactctgttacaagtaaaagtcctacattcaaaatgttactcaagttaaagtacaaaagtacagcatctaaatatagtcccaaaggtaaaagtactcattatgcagatctgcctctttcagaataatatgtattatatgttttataatgattgatcattaaagtgttctcgaagctggtaaaggtgcagctagcttgaatgactttgtatactgcatgtagcttgtggatttactccaggtggaactaaagtctgatttaacacttggttatatatttcacataattaatccaaatctgtaaagtaaggtattaaataaatgtagtggtgtCAAAGTACACAAGTCTtagaattgtagtggagtagaattaatgTTACATAAGTACATTACTTgagttactagttactttacaccactgacaACGCAGGTATTCCTCCCAGATTCCCATAGCAACACAGTACTACTGTTGCATATTTGCTTATAATAAAAGACGAAATGCAGTATAACAGCTAAAAAGTAATAAGGGGTTTAAAACCAGGTTTGGGGTTGGGACACATGTAACCCGAGAATAATAACGATCCATCCCTTTTCTCACAGGTCTTCTCGACAGTCTGTCAGAGGCTCCATCAGTAACCAGGTCTCCGCGGTGGTCCATCTTTACGAGCAGAATGCAGACATTCTGGATCTGCTCACTGTGACGGAGCGATCTGCCACCGGACCCTCAGTGTCCGACATGATGGGGTGGCTGCACGATGCTGAGCGTCACTTTCGGCAACAGTATCCTTTATGTTACTGTTCATGTTTGAATTTGGTTAGCATTATGTTTTGGGTCTTTTTTCTCCTTAACTCTTGTTCAGATTTCCGAGGAGGAAGACCGTGCTGCAGACTCTGAGGCCAGATGATCTCTCCCTTTTAGAATCTGCCCCCAAAAGATGGACAGCTTTGGAGTGTCCCAGTGCAGGAGATCATATCAGAGGTAAATTGCTTTATATTGAATGTTGCTCTGTTCGGATAATAACTAATAGTTAGTTTATGATTGCATTCTCGTAAAATAAACAGTTAATCCAAATGTAATTAGTTACTACTTAAATGTAATTACTATTGTACTATCGCTTTTATCTATAGTTGGAAGTTAACTTAGTTATTATGTACCATTATGATTGTCTGGAGCTTTCCGAGCTGACAGGTTTAGCAAATGAAGATAAAGAATCCATGGGAGAAGCAGGCCAGTAAGCTCGCCATCGAGCCCAAATGATCTATACACTGCCCTGAGAAACCAATGGCCACAGTTAGAGATCATAACTTTGTCCCACAGGTATCCAGTGAGGCTCTTTCCAACATCAGGACGATTAGAGACTTAAACAAAGAGACCTTTTTTGTGGAATCGTATGAGCAGAAACTGGAGCTTCCATTTATATCTGCCATAAAGAAAGCCAACATCCATGGGCTTTGTTTTGCTTTTTCCCAGTGTGTCCTCTTCATGGCATACGCTGCTTCCTTTAGATATGGAGGCTACCTGGTTAGCTCTGAGGGATTACTGTACACATGTCTTCAGGTTGGTACAAATAATTTCTTTCAATGGGAAATCTGTATTCTTTTATTCCTTGTTTGAATGTACTGTATTTGGTGTTTTGTGATTACCCGGGTGATTCTGGCTGTAGTGATGAGTGGGGCAGCAATGGGCAAAGCTTCCTCCTTCACTCCAGATTACACCAAGGCCAAAATAGCTGCTGCTCAGTTTTTCAAACTATTGGACAGAATTCCCCAAATCAGCACAAGCCATGCAGTTGGAGAGAAATGGGTCGGTGAATTCAATAATTAAGACATCAGAATGGGATGCCATGTTGTGGTGATGTTACCTTGAGATGATTAATCCCATTTGTTCATATTTAGGATAACTTCAAAGGTGAAATACAGTTCCTTAATTGTAACTTCATCTTCAAGAGTTGAACATCCTGGTTGTGTCTGTGAAGCCTGGTCAGACTTTGGCGTCTGTTGGAAGCAGCAGCTGTGGAAAAAGCACCAGTGTTCAACTGTTGGAAAGGTTTTATGACCCTGATCAAGGGCGTGTGGTATGTTTCAGtgaatgtttttaaggcacgtctgcacgagatgctttctgacactatgggtgtttgtaggtgttggtgaatatgtaaatatgatgtcctctattgtttgtttttatgttgtttttatgtttcatgtggaactaaattgatgcaggtctcccttgtaaaagagatccatgatctcaagggacctatccgtctaaataaaggtttgaaatgaaatgaaccatttcagatatttattttactaatcacaaaATGAGTTTATCCAAACCAAAGTCCTAATTATTTCATTTTCAGTTGATTGATGGCCGCCCATCTCAAAATGTCAATGTGCCCTTCCCACGCTCCCAGATTGGCAGTGTCCCAGGAGCCAGTATTGTTTGGCTGCAGCATATTCAATACGGAAATAACACATGCAGTGTCAGCATGGAAGAGATTGTTGAGGCTACTAAGAAAGCCTACCTTCATGACTTTGTGATGACGCTACCACAAGTAAATTGTTAAAGTCTGGCAATGTAAGATGGGTGCTAAAATGGAGCATTTAGGACAGAGTATACTCAGTCAGACAGTATGAAAAAATGAATAGGCTAAAAATGTTTTATAACGTTGAAGCATGTAAACATCTTCAATTATGAAATTAGGGATCAAAATGAGCACAATATATCCATTTTAAATCTCAACTGTCACCCTAATCTGAAGCATGTATGCAGGACTTGAATGTATGTGACTTTGTCGGATTTGTCACCCAACTAGAAAGTCAAGTTTACGGAAAATTGTAACAATAgaaaccatttttattttattgtacatTTTGACCAGAATGTTTACTTTGTGACCTTTTGCTCTCCCTACTTTTCTCAACACATAAACAAATCTTAAGAAATACGAGACTCAGGTCGGTACCCAGGGCTCCCAGCTGTCAAGAGGACAAAAACAACGCATCGCCAGGGCCTTCGTCAGAAACCCAAAGATCCTGCGAGATGAAGCTCCATCTGCCCTGGACACAGAGAGTGAACAGGTAACACAGTTATAAACATTAAAACTCATCACAAAGCAAGGTGTTCTCTTGTATGAGTATTTATTTGTGGGATCTAAATCTTCACATACTTGCATAAGGGTTCCTGACTAAGCTCTGTTTTCATGCAGATCGTGCCTATTTTCATCTGGTCACAACGGGTGCTCCTAGCAGCTCGACAGACGGAAGGATGAGCGAATAacaacaattatttttgaatggGTGTTATAGTACAAGACGACTTTTTTTCATTTGGCAGGTAAAGATTATAAATATTTGAATAACTCGTTTTAGTGATCTTGTAGTTTATTattcaaaaatgtaaaaattgaaataacaataaagtaatttttttgtttacaagtagtttctTTATACAAAAAGAATATGGTTCTGTTGTAGCATGATAAAGTGGCCTTAACAATAATCATGATATCCTGCTCTGTGTTGAAAACTACCAAATTCTAATCTGTGTAGCTCTACTGtagttattttatttcaaccgCAGCATTGTTTTGAAGTAAGCTAGAATGCAAAGTTGAATAAGATACATATATATTTGTGACGTGGGTATGTCTGACAGTATCTCCACTGCTCGTCTGCTTTTCATTACCGttgtttttcttcaaaaagaCATTATTCATAGTTGCTTTTATCTTGTTTTTTAATCCATGACAGAATTGACCTTCAATGTGGAGCTTGAGTATGATGGGATTATTCAATTTCAAGACAATTAACAGACCATGTTCCCTTCTCTAATATAAAGTACTGCCCTCTTGTTGACTTGTGATCACAATATCACTGGAAACAACAACAGTCAACCTTATAATGCCAACATTTCTAAATAATTGAACTCTTTGAagacatttattgaaaaatgaagttTATAAGAATCCTTCAGATAATTGAGGTACATGTATGGATCTAATTATATCTCTGTTCCTCAGGATCCCCTGAACAGAGTTTGTCTTCCCTCTCTGAAGTGCGTGGCCTTCTTCATCCAACAACTGCTCGCCCTCCTCAGGAAACTCCGCTGATAATGGAGATTTAGAAAAGGACATtactattacaaaaaatataaaaaaaataatagcaATAGAGAAAACTTACAGTCAACAAGAGGCTTATTTGTCAGGGAGAGGCTGTCATGTCTCTCTTGATGTGAGGACAGTGCACTGATCAACACCTACAACACAAAGAGTgtacactgtcaatgtttttGTATTAAAACCTACTTCCAGTGAATCAGACCCTAATCTTTTCTATATGTGAAGTCACACAGCATTTATATTACAGTTTGCACATCTGTTCGATCTATACAATAATCCATCTTTTACATTTGTTCCAGTATATTAATTACACAAAGCTAAATAAAGAGAtagaaacaaaaacatgttaATTGGTCAAACCTGGGCGATCACACTCAAACTCTGTTGCCCCCCCGAGCTGCTGAGTGCCATGTAGACGCCACATGTATGCCCCGCAGGCATCACTATCACCGGcatgagagaggagaggatcCTCTTTCCTGGCTGGACTTTGGTTTTCTAAAGCAAACAAAAGCACAAACAGTGAGCAATAGTTTAAGAGACACTATACtgcacattttcaggttcatatttgcatTTTCAGACTCGTCTGTTTACATGTTTGAATATTctctttctcatactgcctatgctgcagcacctcttggTCAACCTCTTatggatgtcccgccccttagtctatcacgttatgtacaatgtgatggagcgctagccaatagaagtgcgagtgttacatagtgatgtcaagaAGTTGGAGGAAAACAAAGGAGTCTAATGAGGAagggaaactccctctggacggAACTGGGGGATGTTAGCTTCAACAGACCACCTGCCCAGAAACCTAGCACATACGGGAAGGGGAAACCCAGAaatgcataatagggcctctttcatAAAAACAACTTTGGAGATGTCTGATTTTCTTTAGTGAGATGTTTCTAAAGAAAGCAATGCACCTGGTTCTTTGAGAGTTGCCCCCGGGCTTCATTTGTCCAGGAGGAGTTGAACATGAGGCTGTTGAGAATAACGCCTGACGCCGTGACGATTCTGCTCCCGAATGGCGTGCTCAAAGAACTGAAGATCACAAAGACAAGAGATAAGATGAGAGAATGTCCTCGTGCCCAGCAGCACATACCACACCTATCCTCCTCGCAACAGTCACCTGGTGACCGTCACCATCAGGTCGTCGGGTCCCATGACTGCAACGTGTCCAGCCATCCGCTCCGTCTGCAGGGAGGGGATGGAGTCGGGTGCAGAGGTATGGGATGAATTGATCCTCTGGCGAAGCACCTCTGCTTGAGTCTTACTTTTGCAGAGAGGAATTAAAAGGATGTTAGCTGCTTTTGAACTGATTTGTTTTTGCAGAACAGTGGCTATCGATTAAGGCAGAAGATAAGTAACAGTTACATATGAAAATATAAGGATTCATGACGACAGAACACACATTTTGCTCTAACTTTTACTCTTGGAACTTGAGGATAAATGTGTCATTTAAATGAACTTGCCCTGcttcatttgtttttaaatcaaataaaacaatacatttgGCATGGGCCCGAGGTTTATCGTGAAATGTACACGTTTCATAGACGAAATAAACTTATTATGAAGAaaatattgttattgattattaTTGAATTAATTGTCACAGTTGTTCGTCCCTAATGTAGTTTACCTCAGCATGTCAGACAGCAGCTGAGTCACTGAAGAGTTATATTTAGGGTCGCCCAAACCACTGGTCAAAGTTTCTTTCAGAGCCTTAAAAAGGGAGACATAAATCATTCTTATGACGGAGATTTACCATCAAAACGGCTGGTAtgttaaacaaacaacaacattgtgatatttaaaggtggggtaggtaagtttgagaaaccggctcgagatcgctagaatttgaaaatacacaaccggagaaaatctgccacttccttacagagcccctcctccaacacacacgaacgcgcacatgaccaatgagggcacgagataagtttgtgccccgatggaaggctgacaggcaggcaggctgttgtactttttacagtatcacggcttccacagatgacattttgttatggattttttgtcaaagcacttcagatattcattgctatcgggatgttaagagcattccatggaatataacaaaaagtgtatctcgagctggtttctgaaaccccacctttaagcttggCAATGCAGTACCTCAGCAACCCAGTGGTGCGTTTGATTTTCAGTGTTATTGTTCTCGTTGAGGTGGAGGCCCTCCAAAATGTTGAGTGCTGATATCAACGCTGCACCAGCAGGTTGAGGAGGAACTTGAATAATGGATTCTAAGACAAGAGTAACACAACATGGAAAAGGGTAtcaaaatgaaaaaataaatatatatggatATTATTGATGAATATTACCATTGTACAGGCCTTCCAGTGGCTGCTCCACTTGTACGCTGTAAGCACTGATGTCCTCTCTGCTCAGGACCCCTCCATTAGCTCGCACCTTTGAATGAGAACATAACAAAATATGTTAAAACAGTATCATTGTAACTGTTAAAGAGACCCAATCATGCTTTTTTGGggattccctttcctgtagtgtgtgatatgggtttgtgtgcatgtcaatggtctcgaaaggctaaaatcccaaagtttctcTCCAACATCGCCCCCCTGACtaaaacacctccattggactcctttgtttgctTTGTATCGTGATGATGTCCCTATATAACACTCGTGCTTCTATTGGGTAGCGCTCCAACATCATTGTAATGATAGACTAAGATTGGAAagtctctaagcagttgaccaatcacaacagagttggccagcaaaccaatcagagcagactgggctctggtttcagacagagggtgaaaagaggcagtatgagaaacataaagacctttttgaacattaaagcatggagacatgttccAGTAGACTAGAGACACAGGACACTAATAAGAACTTGAGaatgagcagaatatgtccTCTTACAACTTAAATGAAAAGCAAATGACAAACTATAATTTTGACACATTTCACACCATTCACCTCATCCTCCATCTCTTTTGAGAAGTTTCCATCATAGAAGTTAGACAGACCGGCCTCTAGGACTCCAGCCAGACTGGACATCATCAGAGATGAACCAGGACGCAGAGCTTGGCCATCGGGGAAGAACAAGTCCCTGAAACGTTGTGACGCCCTCTGACCTTTTACCTTTGATATAGCCTCAgctgtagaataacacaaatgaGTCACTTCCTGGTATCACATCCTGAGGCGACATCATCATCTTGTAATGTGGTAAAGTGACTTTTGATTTTACTCACCAAGACTGAAAGACACATTGAAACCTTCTTTGGCCACAGCAGCAGCTCTGGCGACCACATCCTCCCATGGCAGACTGCACAGATTTCGTGGTGAGACATTTGACTTAAGGATATAAATAAATGGACTGAACATCAGAGTGAACTCTTACCTCCCGTACAAGCTGTGAGCGCGGTGTAACCCTCTGAGCATTCCTGGCACCCCCACCTGCAGACCGGCCTGCATGGACGGAGTAGATTATTACAGATTGTCTAATAACCCATTTTTTACAAGACTGATATAAAGTATTTTAGTTCCAGTGTTTAGGACTTTAGACGTAAATTGGACGTGTTGTCGGCAACCGTATACAATGTGAAATTAATGTCATCAAATGTTAGCACAATATTATATCTTAAACTCAGAAAAGACATTTTACTTGTGCATAGAATGTTTGAAGGTCTGCCCCcaattaaaatacatgacaaAAGTGTTACATAACTTGCTGATACACAATATATGCAACTACCTTAAGGTTTTCAGTCCTATTTTGAACATGGGGTTGTGGTGAACTTTGACCTCTTCTGGTCCAAATGAGAATTACAACGACACACTAAACTTATTTACAGATACACAAAAAGGGACATTAAAATATTATCCTGGCAAAACCTTTGTCGTCATCCGTTCTTATGTCGTTAACCCAGAAGATAAAACAGTTTacagaagatttttttttttaaatatccacCTTTATTTTTTCTGATCCTTACTTTCCTTTCAGGGACTTTTGTATACACTCGCAAAATCACCTTTACTTCTGAAACATTTTGCAGCATCTCCTCGTTCAGGGTTTTCGGTGCAGATCCCTGGAAATCGATCACCCTGGTTTTATTCTTCCGGATGTCATGAACCAGCATCACACCACCTCTACACAACAAGGACGAATTTGTGATCGAATACATCGATGTATATTTTAAACTATGCATACAAACAACAGGTGAATCACATACCCACCGACCCCTGACACATGTGGATGCACAACACCCAGACACAGGGCGGCAGTGATGGCAGCGTCGACACTGGACC from Pseudochaenichthys georgianus chromosome 5, fPseGeo1.2, whole genome shotgun sequence harbors:
- the LOC117446080 gene encoding AFG2-interacting ribosome maturation factor-like, whose protein sequence is MDIRTFQRRGKLLRVSQRQNTGTVERGPLLRSSRQSVRGSISNQVSAVVHLYEQNADILDLLTVTERSATGPSVSDMMGWLHDAERHFRQQFPRRKTVLQTLRPDDLSLLESAPKRWTALECPSAGDHIRVCPLHGIRCFL
- the LOC117447095 gene encoding glutathione hydrolase 7-like, with protein sequence MRMLSPVTKLNKQFKSGYKSFADPSDLADRSRDFCALSGSCDLNHHPKDVPLKQLVSGSPYVFDRKVSGPEETDEDRTNQATLLHLYAVSITFAIGVTIALILHTYLGERLVLAKGAVVSDHELCSAFGHRVLRDGGSSVDAAITAALCLGVVHPHVSGVGGGGVMLVHDIRKNKTRVIDFQGSAPKTLNEEMLQNVSEVKAGLQVGVPGMLRGLHRAHSLYGSLPWEDVVARAAAVAKEGFNVSFSLAEAISKVKGQRASQRFRDLFFPDGQALRPGSSLMMSSLAGVLEAGLSNFYDGNFSKEMEDEVRANGGVLSREDISAYSVQVEQPLEGLYNESIIQVPPQPAGAALISALNILEGLHLNENNNTENQTHHWVAEALKETLTSGLGDPKYNSSVTQLLSDMLSKTQAEVLRQRINSSHTSAPDSIPSLQTERMAGHVAVMGPDDLMVTVTSSLSTPFGSRIVTASGVILNSLMFNSSWTNEARGQLSKNQKTKVQPGKRILSSLMPVIVMPAGHTCGVYMALSSSGGQQSLSVIAQVLISALSSHQERHDSLSLTNKPLVDSEFPEEGEQLLDEEGHALQRGKTNSVQGILRNRDIIRSIHVPQLSEGFL